The following is a genomic window from Pedobacter sp. KBS0701.
TTTTCATTTGGCGGGTTTTTCAGGTCAGCAAATTTTTGCCTGACCAGTTGTTCCATTTTTGCCACGTCGATATCACCTACAATAATAAGAGCCTGCAGGTTCGGACGGTACCAGTTATGGTAATAATTGCGGATCACTTCTGGTTTGAAATGAAGGATTACATCAGCCTTACCAATAGGCAAACGGGAGGCATAACGCGAGTTATTTACCATCAACGGAAGGGTTTGTCTTAGTATGCGATCTTCAGCGCCTCTACCCAACCTTTCTTCTTCCATAATCACACCGCGCTCCTTTTCAATCTCGGCCGTCTCAAGTGTCAATCCTTGTGCCCAATCGCGCATAATCTGCAGCCCGTTTTTCATCACCTCAGGATCATCTGTGGGCAGCGGTAACTGATAAACTGTTTCATCAAAACTGGTGTAAGCATTTAAATCGGCACCAAACCTTACACCAGCTTTCTGGAGATAATTGATCAGCTCACTTTTAGGGAAGTGCTCCGTTCCATTGAAACTCATGTGCTCCAGAAAGTGTGAAAGTCCCTGCTCTTCATCCGTCTCCAGGATAGATCCTACTTTATTGGCAAGATACATCACCACCCGGTGCTCAGGCTCATTGTTATGGCGGATATAATAGGTAAAACCATTCGCCAGCTTTCCGGTACGCACCGAGGGATCCAGCGGAATCAATTTTGTAACCGGCTGAACAGTATGGTGAACGGCAACAGTAGATTTAGCAGGCTTATGTTGTGCTCCTGCAAGCAAAGGCAGGCAATTGCCTGCAATAAACAGGGCTATAATAATTTTGTAGATTTTCATATTAGGTAATAAAATTTATAATGCTGGTTGGTCATCAGCTATACCGCGCTGTGCCATGGGCTAGGATCTACCCGATTAGTGGGGCAGCACTTCTGCCAGTTTACGTTCCAGTGCTGCTCCCCGTAGGTTTTTCGCAATAATTTTACCATCCGGGTCAATCAGGAAATTAGAAGGAATCGCCGAAACATCAAACAGTTTACCGACTTTGGAGCCAACATCCTGTAGATTTGGCCAGGATAATTTATCCTCACGCAAGGCGGTCATCCAGGAGCCTTTATCAAAGTCTGAAGAGATGCCCAGTACATTAAAATTGTGTGCAGCAAATTTTTGATAGGCCGCAACTACATTAGGATTTTCCTGCCTGCAAGGTACGCACCAGCTGGCCCAGAAATCAACAAGCACATATTTTCCCTTGTAGAAAGATAAGCTAACTAACTTTCCGGTAGAATCAGGCAGAGAAAATTCGGGTGCCACCATCCCGACACTTACTTTCTGCGCACGTTTAAGGTCTGCAGTCAGTTTCTTCCCAAGTAAAGTCAGTTTCAAAGGGGCTTTAATTTGTTTAAACAAGCCCATGGTTTTTTCAAAAGGCATACCGTGCCTGAAAGACTCTGATAAAAGATAAAGACTAAAATAATTGGCGGGATGACGGGCTATATATGAACTGTCTGTTGTGATTTTTATCTGATCCAGCGAATCTGATGCCTTTTCTATTGCCTTCATCTGCTGCTTAAGCTTGGCCCTATCTTGCGTACTGTCGCCCATTAGATCCTCAATGCTGAAATAAGCAGACCTTACATCGTTTAAAGCCACTGTAAGCTTCGTTGTTTTACTTTCATAAGCTACCTTTTCTGCATTCAAAGGAGAGCCTGAAAATACGGCTTGTGAAATGTTTCCCAAGGGAAAAGAGACGTTAAAAACCCCTTTCTCAATAAACAATTCATAAGAAGGGCGTACAGTTTCCTGTTTCTTTCCTTTAGTAGCCTGGGAATAAGAAAGGACTGCCCATACCGGATCCTTTACGTTCCCGCGGAAACTGAAGGTTCTGTTTTTCACCAGGGCAGAATCCTGTTGCATATCATCGTCTATATAACGTTCAAGATAAACAGTCACTTTATCAGCGGGTTTCATGCCGGTTATTTTTCCCTTTAATGTATAATTCGGAGTTTTCTTCTGCGCAAAAGACACAGCGCTGCCTGTGATAAGCAACAGGAAAAGTATAAATTGAATTGATCTGTGATAATATGTGTTCATTCTTATAGATTTAGTTGTAACCTGGGTTTTGTGTCAATTTTAGATTATTTTGTATTTCTACTCTTGGTACAGGATATAGTGCAGCGGTAGACTTCCAGTAGGTGGGTTTATTTTCTGACATCACCTGATCAAGGTGGCCCAGTCTGCGGAGATTAAACCAGCGATCACTCCATTCAAAACACAACTCCACTCTTCTTTCCTGTTCTACAGCATCAAGAATCGAACTTTCGGTTTGTCCATCATCCAGATTTTCAAGCCCCGCACGATTACGGATGGTATTCACATCCTGAACCGCAGCATCAGGTTGTCCAAGTTTAGCTAAGGCTTCTGCACGAATCAGGTACTGCTCCGCAAGTCTGAAAACTACCGTATATTCCTTATATGCTGAATTTTCAACGTCTAATCTATATTTGTAGATCCGGTAACCGCCGGTTTCCTCATTGATATAATTCCACCTGCGTTTATCGCCGTCTTCAAAAGCATCGATAAGACTATTGCTACCTTCATCCGCAACGGCAACATAAGCACCATCACCCAGGGTTTGCCCCCCTATACCATACCCGATTTCATTCCACATTTGAAAGATAGATTCTTTATTATCGCTGTGAAAAATATCCATTTCCGCATCATCTGCACTGGTTCCTTCCATCACACCAAGGCTATACTGATTGCGATTTTCGATAATTTCGGAAGCTTTAAGACTGGCATTCTTCCAGTCACCGGTATATAAATATACTCTGGACAGCAATGCTTTAACCACCCATTTATTTGCCCTTACACGACCAGCGGTAGGATATTGATCACCAAGATAACGCTCGGCTTTTAGCAGGTCTTCCAGTATTTGTGCGTATACTTTAGCGACTGGTGTCCGGGGAAAATTCTTAGTTTCTTTATAAGCTGTGCTGGTTACCAATGGCACATCGCCAAAAAAATTGACGAGATAGAAATAACAAAAAGCACGCATAAATAATGCCTCACCAATAGCTTTTTGTTTCCCTGAAGTAGTCATGCCATTCGAAGTTGCGACACCTTCTATGATCGAATTTGCGGTATAGATTATACTGTAATAATCTGACCAATAGATTTTGGTAGAAGAGTTGACAGGGTCTAAGCGGTTATTGTACCTATTCAGGAAGTCATCGTCTAATGATGCTCCCGGCTTCAATTCATCAGAAGAAAGCCCTCCGGCCACAGGGATATCAAATAAATTACTGTTACTTGCCCATTGAGCATACATACCAACCACTACACTGTCTGCAGATTTATCATTGGCATATACTTGTTCGGTAGTTCTGATGAACTCAGGCTTTACTTCTAATATTTTTTTACACGATGTGCTAACCACAGTCAGCATCAGCAGGAAAGCTATGCGGTATATCAAATTTTTCATTGTATAATTTTAAAATGTTGTTTTCAGACCAAAAGTAAACGACCGGAGGGTAGGCATACTTACACCTGTTTCCGGATCAAAGCCAGGATAGTTGGTCAGGGTAAACAGATTATTTCCCATCGCGTATACACGCAAATTTTTCATCCCCAATTTCCCGGCTTGTTTTTCTGAGAAGTTATATCCCAGGGAAATATTTGAAAGCCTGATGTAAGAATTATTAAAGGCAGTAGCCAAACTTGAATTATAAGTATATATCAGGGCACCATCTGTAGTATAAGCGATGCGGCTACCCGGATTTTGCGGACTTTGCCATCTGTCGAGTACTTCTACGGGCTGGTTATCCAAAGTAGCACCAGGGCTCAGATTCAGGATGCTATTTCGGCCGCTCTTTTTAAAACTTAGGAAAATATCCAGATCAAATCGCTTATAAGAGAAATTATTAGTAAAACCTCCGTAAAATGTTGGCAAAAGATTACTTAAGGGAACAAAATCATTTGGATATTCTATAGTGCCATTTCCATCCACATCCCTGTATACAGGTTTACCGGTTTGAGGATCTATTTTCTGAAAGTCGAATCCCCAGAACAGTGATAAGGATTTGCCGATGGCATATAGATCCTTATATGAGGAATTTTCCAGGTCAGGGAACGATAGCAATTTATTTCTTCCAACGCTTAAATTAAAGCTTGAGGTCCAGCTAAAATCTTTGTGTTTAATCTGTGAAGTGTTCAATATAAATTCCCATCCGCTATTCTGGATTTTTGCATCCATATTCTGATTTACATTGCCCACTCCAACTTGTGAAGCCAAAGGATACGCTACCAGCTGGTTACCAGAACGGTTCCGGTAATAGTTTACGGTAAGCATCACCGCATCGTTCAGGAAACCAAGCTCTATTGCAGCTTCGAATTTTTTATTTTCTTCCCATTGATAATCA
Proteins encoded in this region:
- a CDS encoding TlpA disulfide reductase family protein, translated to MNTYYHRSIQFILFLLLITGSAVSFAQKKTPNYTLKGKITGMKPADKVTVYLERYIDDDMQQDSALVKNRTFSFRGNVKDPVWAVLSYSQATKGKKQETVRPSYELFIEKGVFNVSFPLGNISQAVFSGSPLNAEKVAYESKTTKLTVALNDVRSAYFSIEDLMGDSTQDRAKLKQQMKAIEKASDSLDQIKITTDSSYIARHPANYFSLYLLSESFRHGMPFEKTMGLFKQIKAPLKLTLLGKKLTADLKRAQKVSVGMVAPEFSLPDSTGKLVSLSFYKGKYVLVDFWASWCVPCRQENPNVVAAYQKFAAHNFNVLGISSDFDKGSWMTALREDKLSWPNLQDVGSKVGKLFDVSAIPSNFLIDPDGKIIAKNLRGAALERKLAEVLPH
- a CDS encoding RagB/SusD family nutrient uptake outer membrane protein produces the protein MKNLIYRIAFLLMLTVVSTSCKKILEVKPEFIRTTEQVYANDKSADSVVVGMYAQWASNSNLFDIPVAGGLSSDELKPGASLDDDFLNRYNNRLDPVNSSTKIYWSDYYSIIYTANSIIEGVATSNGMTTSGKQKAIGEALFMRAFCYFYLVNFFGDVPLVTSTAYKETKNFPRTPVAKVYAQILEDLLKAERYLGDQYPTAGRVRANKWVVKALLSRVYLYTGDWKNASLKASEIIENRNQYSLGVMEGTSADDAEMDIFHSDNKESIFQMWNEIGYGIGGQTLGDGAYVAVADEGSNSLIDAFEDGDKRRWNYINEETGGYRIYKYRLDVENSAYKEYTVVFRLAEQYLIRAEALAKLGQPDAAVQDVNTIRNRAGLENLDDGQTESSILDAVEQERRVELCFEWSDRWFNLRRLGHLDQVMSENKPTYWKSTAALYPVPRVEIQNNLKLTQNPGYN